A single window of Peptococcaceae bacterium DNA harbors:
- a CDS encoding aminotransferase class I/II-fold pyridoxal phosphate-dependent enzyme, with translation MENKRIYLSPPHMSGLEEKYVAEAFRTNWVAPLGPHVDAFERELAGYVGAKGAVALSSGTAAIHLALRCLGVGPGDRVFCSSLTFAASVNPVLYLGGEPVFIDSEPQSWNMSPQALKRAFDRAAGTGRLPRAVIVVHLYGQCADMDPIMEICNHYRVPVIEDAAESLGATYLGRESGTIGKFGVYSFNGNKVITTSGGGALVSDDPEALHKARFWATQARDPARHYQHSELGYNYRLSNVLAGIGRAQLRVLEERIEARRAVFRRYYEALSGIEGIEFMPEAPFGRSNRWLTVMTVEQKKCGASALELMDALAERNIESRPVWKPMHLQPLYEKYEYYPHEEGKSVSDGLFEKGICLPSGSNLGPEEQQAVIGVIKKRLGRK, from the coding sequence ATGGAAAATAAACGGATATATCTTTCCCCGCCGCACATGAGCGGGCTGGAGGAAAAATACGTCGCCGAGGCTTTCCGGACGAACTGGGTAGCGCCGCTTGGACCGCACGTGGACGCCTTTGAGCGGGAGCTTGCCGGCTACGTCGGGGCGAAGGGAGCGGTCGCCCTTTCTTCAGGCACCGCCGCCATTCACCTGGCCCTGCGTTGCCTTGGGGTCGGCCCGGGGGACAGGGTGTTTTGCTCCTCCCTGACCTTTGCGGCCAGCGTCAATCCCGTCCTGTATTTGGGCGGCGAGCCCGTCTTCATCGACTCGGAACCCCAAAGCTGGAACATGTCGCCACAGGCCCTCAAAAGGGCGTTTGACAGGGCCGCCGGGACGGGCAGGCTGCCCAGGGCGGTCATCGTGGTGCATTTATACGGCCAGTGCGCGGACATGGACCCGATCATGGAAATATGCAATCATTACCGCGTCCCCGTCATTGAGGACGCCGCGGAATCGCTGGGCGCCACCTACCTGGGCAGGGAGAGCGGCACCATCGGCAAGTTCGGCGTTTATTCCTTTAACGGCAATAAGGTTATCACCACCTCCGGGGGCGGGGCCCTGGTTTCCGACGACCCGGAGGCGCTGCACAAGGCCCGTTTCTGGGCGACGCAGGCCCGGGATCCGGCCAGGCACTACCAGCACAGCGAGCTGGGTTACAACTACCGCCTGAGCAATGTCCTGGCGGGGATAGGGAGGGCCCAGCTGAGGGTCCTGGAAGAGCGGATCGAGGCCAGGAGGGCTGTCTTCCGTCGCTATTACGAGGCCTTGTCCGGGATTGAAGGGATCGAATTCATGCCGGAGGCGCCGTTCGGCAGGAGCAACCGCTGGCTAACGGTCATGACCGTGGAGCAAAAAAAGTGCGGTGCCAGCGCCCTTGAACTGATGGACGCCCTCGCGGAGAGGAACATCGAGTCCCGGCCGGTCTGGAAGCCCATGCACCTGCAGCCGCTGTACGAAAAATACGAGTATTACCCCCACGAGGAAGGAAAAAGCGTTTCCGACGGGCTGTTTGAAAAAGGGATATGCCTGCCCTCGGGTTCAAACCTTGGCCCCGAGGAACAGCAGGCCGTGATCGGCGTAATAAAAAAACGGCTGGGCCGCAAGTAA
- a CDS encoding polysaccharide biosynthesis protein has product MMQLPFNKNKYNLLLVDVIFGAAAFYLAFYFRFDGRIPALFFASFQKLFIVYALLKVLSFYFLGVYKRAWKYAGAGDLLLVVYALVVTILGLVTAGYYSRVVVPRSVFFITWMIDLMLSGGIRAVPKLVKEKGFILHSLRNVKRLLVIGAGDAGVLVVKELFRQEDPRLLPVGFIDDDPNKQHLRIMGLPVLGTRDELEQVVKDNNIHEVLIAMPSAPGQVIREIVEKCRETDVPVRTLPRMYDIINGQVSVELIREVKLEDLLGREPVKLDLDGIENFLKGKTVLVTGAGGSIGSELSRQICRYGPGRLILLGHDENPVFEIELELGDKCPGIKTVAVIADIKDDRRINQVFGDFRPQVVFHAAAHKHVPLMEHNPGEAYKNNVLGTKNVAEAADRCGTDNFILISTDKAVNPSSVMGATKRIAEMVIQGLNETSSTNFAAVRFGNVLGSRGSVIPIFQEQIRRGGPVTITHPEMCRYFMTIPEAVELVLQAASMAQGGEIFILDMGEPVKIVDMAKELIRLSGFEPEKDIEIKYVGTRPGEKLFEEILTDEEGVTATKIQRIFIARENSINKKELDDLLASLSPQSIPNNREDIFALLASLENNKNDCNRITAL; this is encoded by the coding sequence ATGATGCAGCTGCCTTTCAACAAAAACAAATACAATTTGCTGCTGGTCGACGTGATCTTCGGGGCGGCCGCTTTTTACCTGGCCTTCTATTTCCGTTTCGACGGCCGTATACCAGCCCTGTTTTTCGCTTCGTTTCAAAAGCTGTTCATCGTTTACGCCCTGCTGAAGGTGTTGAGTTTTTATTTCTTGGGCGTCTACAAGCGGGCCTGGAAGTACGCCGGGGCCGGTGACCTGTTGCTGGTCGTCTACGCCCTGGTGGTTACCATACTTGGGCTGGTCACGGCCGGCTATTATTCCAGGGTGGTGGTGCCCAGGAGCGTGTTTTTCATTACCTGGATGATCGACCTCATGCTGTCCGGCGGTATCCGGGCGGTGCCGAAGTTGGTAAAAGAAAAAGGCTTCATCCTTCACAGCCTGCGGAACGTCAAGCGGCTGCTGGTGATCGGCGCCGGGGACGCAGGCGTCCTAGTCGTGAAGGAATTGTTCAGGCAGGAGGACCCTCGCCTTTTGCCGGTGGGGTTCATCGATGACGACCCAAACAAGCAGCACTTGAGAATAATGGGACTGCCGGTGCTGGGCACGAGGGATGAGCTGGAACAGGTGGTCAAAGACAACAATATCCACGAAGTGTTGATCGCCATGCCTTCGGCCCCCGGGCAGGTCATCAGGGAGATTGTCGAGAAGTGCCGGGAAACAGATGTTCCGGTCAGAACGCTGCCCAGGATGTACGACATTATCAACGGGCAGGTTTCGGTTGAGCTGATAAGGGAAGTGAAGCTGGAGGACCTTTTGGGGAGAGAGCCCGTCAAATTGGACCTTGACGGCATAGAGAACTTTCTCAAAGGCAAAACGGTCCTCGTTACCGGCGCCGGCGGCTCCATAGGCTCTGAGCTGAGCCGCCAGATCTGCCGCTATGGCCCCGGCCGGTTGATCCTGCTGGGGCATGACGAAAACCCGGTTTTTGAAATTGAACTGGAGCTGGGCGATAAATGCCCGGGTATAAAAACGGTCGCGGTGATAGCCGATATAAAGGACGACCGGAGGATAAACCAGGTTTTTGGCGATTTCAGGCCGCAGGTAGTATTTCATGCGGCCGCCCACAAGCATGTCCCCCTGATGGAGCATAACCCCGGTGAGGCATATAAAAACAATGTCCTGGGCACAAAGAATGTGGCGGAAGCCGCCGACAGATGCGGGACGGATAATTTTATCCTGATTTCCACGGACAAGGCGGTCAACCCGAGCAGCGTCATGGGTGCAACAAAAAGGATTGCGGAAATGGTTATCCAGGGTCTGAACGAAACCAGTTCCACTAATTTTGCGGCGGTGCGCTTCGGCAATGTTTTGGGGAGCAGGGGAAGCGTGATCCCGATTTTCCAGGAACAGATCAGGCGCGGAGGGCCTGTGACCATTACCCACCCGGAGATGTGCCGCTATTTCATGACCATCCCCGAAGCGGTGGAGCTGGTGCTCCAGGCCGCCAGCATGGCCCAAGGAGGAGAGATTTTTATCCTTGACATGGGAGAGCCCGTCAAAATAGTGGATATGGCTAAAGAGCTGATCCGGCTCTCCGGGTTCGAACCGGAAAAGGATATTGAAATAAAATATGTCGGGACCCGCCCCGGCGAGAAGCTGTTTGAAGAAATCCTGACCGACGAAGAGGGCGTTACCGCGACGAAAATCCAGAGGATTTTCATCGCCAGGGAAAACTCAATAAATAAAAAAGAATTGGATGATTTATTGGCCAGCTTGTCGCCACAGTCAATTCCAAACAACCGGGAAGACATTTTTGCGCTTTTAGCCTCTTTAGAAAACAATAAAAACGATTGTAACCGGATAACAGCTTTGTAA
- a CDS encoding acetyltransferase, which yields MSGLLIIGAGGHGRVVADAAEEAGRWDKIAFLDDWAAGTAFKWPVLAKTSEAALFLDEYEDVAVALGDNRLRVEKLNYCEGLGFNLPAVVHPAAAVSKRAEIGAGSVVLAQAAVNAGAVLGRGCIVNTGATVDHDCLLEEGVHLSPGVHLGGEVKVGRFSWLGVGASVINRVTIGRCVTVGAGTVVISDVEDNVTVVGVPGRVIKKNGK from the coding sequence ATGAGCGGGCTGTTGATAATCGGCGCCGGCGGCCACGGCAGGGTTGTGGCCGATGCGGCTGAAGAGGCTGGCCGGTGGGACAAAATCGCCTTTCTCGACGACTGGGCGGCCGGCACGGCGTTCAAGTGGCCGGTGCTGGCCAAAACCAGCGAGGCCGCGCTTTTCCTGGACGAGTACGAAGATGTTGCGGTGGCCCTGGGCGACAACAGGCTGAGGGTTGAAAAACTCAATTACTGTGAAGGGCTGGGGTTCAACCTGCCTGCTGTCGTCCACCCGGCGGCGGCCGTCAGCAAAAGAGCCGAAATCGGCGCGGGCAGCGTCGTACTGGCCCAGGCGGCCGTGAACGCGGGAGCGGTCCTGGGCAGGGGCTGCATCGTCAATACCGGCGCGACCGTAGACCATGACTGCCTGTTGGAAGAGGGGGTGCACCTGTCGCCCGGAGTTCATCTGGGCGGCGAAGTCAAGGTCGGCCGTTTCAGCTGGCTGGGCGTGGGAGCGTCAGTGATAAACCGGGTCACGATCGGCCGCTGCGTTACGGTGGGAGCGGGAACGGTCGTGATAAGCGACGTAGAAGACAATGTCACCGTGGTGGGCGTCCCGGGGAGGGTGATAAAGAAAAATGGAAAATAA
- a CDS encoding FAD-dependent oxidoreductase, which translates to MSLRNLLIWIFILTTTLLFGCSIGSVPEKPADNSDSYDLIVVGGEPEGIAAAVSAARNGLKTLLIEDAPALGGLFTQGQLNFLDMNYGPDKELLTRGIFEEFYRDMGNAFDIAEAEQYFLRLVEREQNIALKLRTSFRGPLMDGNRITGVMVDENGVLKSYYGERVIDATADADVAAAAGAPFTVGAEDYGLKGRMMACTLVFRLKNVNWPMVFLYTNASRLLNRLNPSWGDPAAGATLKVAWGYGRKALEYEPQDKMIGFRGPNLARQKDGTVLVNALLVFGVDGLDPVAKARGIERAQKELPHIVAFMRERFPGFSRAELVGTAGRLYVRETRHIMGEYRLTVTDVLENRDHWDRIAHGSYPVDIQPAGPGDLGNVIGKPDIYSIPFRSIVPLKVDNLLVVGRSASYDSLAAGSARVVPVGMAVGEAAGVAAACSIERSIGFREMSRTKEAVREVQERLKKQGAYLVEYRPPRPAVMDHWAYPGVKAMRELGLAAGGYGNDYRLEEPIHCWDAEYMLGRVLERAGQLNPLASIKKVEFPENLNRRLLLAGLGEALAGEKVSFEEAVKVLTDKGVLTGDMKKRMNELDKPATFGELYVLLAGVLEAAARG; encoded by the coding sequence TTGAGCCTGCGGAATCTGCTTATATGGATATTTATACTCACAACAACCTTATTGTTCGGATGCAGCATTGGGAGCGTTCCGGAAAAACCAGCTGATAATTCGGATAGTTACGACCTCATCGTCGTCGGCGGGGAGCCGGAAGGCATCGCCGCGGCGGTTTCGGCCGCCCGCAACGGCCTGAAGACGCTCCTGATCGAGGATGCCCCCGCGCTGGGCGGGCTGTTTACCCAGGGGCAGCTGAACTTCCTGGATATGAACTACGGGCCGGACAAGGAGCTGCTCACCCGCGGGATATTCGAGGAGTTTTACAGGGATATGGGCAACGCCTTCGATATAGCGGAGGCCGAACAGTATTTTCTGCGGCTGGTGGAAAGGGAACAAAACATCGCTTTAAAACTGCGGACCTCTTTTCGCGGCCCGCTCATGGACGGGAACAGGATAACCGGAGTGATGGTTGATGAAAACGGTGTACTGAAAAGCTATTACGGGGAAAGGGTGATTGACGCCACGGCCGACGCCGATGTGGCCGCGGCGGCGGGAGCGCCCTTCACCGTAGGCGCGGAGGATTACGGCCTGAAAGGCAGAATGATGGCCTGCACCCTGGTGTTCAGGCTCAAGAACGTCAACTGGCCGATGGTCTTCCTGTACACCAACGCCAGCAGGCTGCTGAACAGGCTGAACCCCTCCTGGGGGGACCCGGCCGCCGGGGCGACGCTGAAGGTGGCCTGGGGCTACGGCCGCAAGGCCCTGGAATACGAGCCGCAGGACAAGATGATCGGTTTTCGCGGTCCCAATCTGGCCCGCCAGAAGGACGGGACGGTCCTGGTCAACGCCCTGCTGGTGTTCGGGGTGGACGGCCTGGACCCGGTCGCAAAGGCCCGCGGGATCGAACGGGCGCAAAAAGAATTGCCGCATATCGTGGCTTTCATGCGCGAAAGGTTCCCGGGTTTTTCCAGGGCCGAGCTGGTGGGCACGGCCGGGCGGCTTTATGTGAGGGAAACCAGGCACATCATGGGCGAATACCGTCTTACGGTCACCGATGTACTGGAGAACAGGGACCACTGGGACCGGATCGCCCACGGCAGCTACCCCGTCGACATCCAGCCGGCTGGCCCCGGGGACCTGGGCAACGTCATAGGAAAGCCGGACATCTACAGCATCCCGTTTAGGTCCATTGTGCCCCTGAAGGTGGATAACCTGCTGGTGGTCGGCCGGAGCGCCTCGTACGATTCCCTGGCTGCCGGCAGCGCCCGCGTCGTTCCCGTGGGGATGGCCGTGGGCGAAGCGGCCGGCGTGGCTGCCGCCTGCTCCATCGAGAGGAGCATTGGTTTCCGGGAGATGAGCCGCACCAAAGAGGCTGTGCGGGAGGTTCAGGAACGGTTGAAAAAACAGGGGGCGTACCTCGTCGAGTACAGGCCGCCGCGTCCCGCCGTAATGGATCACTGGGCCTACCCCGGCGTCAAGGCGATGCGGGAGCTTGGGCTGGCTGCCGGCGGTTACGGCAACGATTACCGGCTGGAAGAGCCTATCCACTGCTGGGATGCGGAATACATGCTGGGCCGGGTCCTGGAACGAGCCGGGCAGTTGAACCCGCTCGCGTCAATAAAAAAGGTGGAGTTCCCGGAAAACCTTAACCGCCGTCTCTTGCTGGCTGGCCTGGGAGAGGCGCTGGCCGGGGAAAAGGTCTCCTTTGAGGAAGCGGTCAAGGTATTGACGGACAAGGGGGTCCTGACGGGGGACATGAAAAAGCGGATGAACGAACTGGATAAACCGGCTACTTTCGGCGAGCTGTACGTCCTGCTGGCCGGGGTGTTAGAGGCGGCG
- a CDS encoding TolC family protein has product MKKKTAFLALFVFVAMLLLSYSLGAVTIDETSVLTLSKAKELALLYSPEVKKQEVAVNLADISRRDAEIAYEQAKAAYINNSMKTSVENARKAYDSAKYALDDSKVTLENLKLKTEYDVEKLYLDILNMDNSIETMKKNYEMQGQLVEIEKLKVQLGLSTNYSLNEKIQQAKDIKRQLDTLYNSREKLAWQMNRMIGREPGALLELAPVTFSPVEIGTQNEANDAAMQTSLTIKQYNRTLEDKSTELEDKKTTQSDKAEKLEFEIKSTKLQKSDAEYNINVALENAYEQMALKQSQLADYRTAYEVEKENYQHQKLKYELGLIGKVTLDSSEISFDQKRTNFEKAVYDYYLSVRQIDLAEKGIIVSG; this is encoded by the coding sequence ATGAAAAAGAAAACCGCTTTTTTGGCGCTGTTTGTTTTTGTTGCAATGCTGCTTTTAAGTTATTCACTGGGGGCGGTTACTATTGATGAAACCTCAGTTTTGACCTTGAGCAAAGCAAAAGAACTGGCACTGTTATATAGCCCGGAGGTTAAAAAACAGGAGGTGGCTGTTAACTTAGCCGATATCAGCAGAAGAGATGCTGAAATAGCTTATGAACAGGCTAAGGCGGCATATATAAACAACTCCATGAAGACTTCCGTGGAAAATGCCAGGAAGGCTTATGACTCTGCGAAATATGCGCTTGATGATAGTAAAGTTACCCTTGAAAATCTCAAACTGAAAACCGAGTATGACGTAGAAAAACTTTATCTGGACATATTAAATATGGACAATTCGATTGAAACCATGAAAAAGAATTACGAAATGCAGGGCCAGCTGGTAGAAATCGAGAAACTTAAAGTACAGCTGGGTTTAAGCACAAATTACAGTCTTAACGAAAAAATACAGCAGGCCAAGGATATAAAAAGGCAGCTGGATACATTGTATAACAGCAGGGAGAAACTTGCCTGGCAAATGAACAGGATGATAGGCCGTGAACCCGGGGCGCTTCTTGAATTGGCCCCTGTGACCTTTAGCCCGGTTGAAATCGGCACACAAAATGAGGCCAATGATGCGGCCATGCAGACATCGCTTACCATTAAACAGTATAACCGGACGCTTGAAGATAAAAGTACAGAGTTGGAAGATAAAAAAACCACTCAATCCGATAAGGCAGAAAAACTGGAGTTTGAAATTAAAAGTACCAAATTACAAAAAAGCGATGCAGAATATAATATTAATGTAGCCCTGGAAAACGCATATGAACAAATGGCGCTGAAACAAAGCCAGCTGGCGGATTATAGGACAGCCTATGAAGTAGAAAAGGAAAATTACCAGCACCAGAAATTAAAATACGAACTTGGTTTGATTGGCAAGGTTACACTTGACAGCAGCGAAATTTCCTTCGACCAAAAAAGAACCAACTTTGAAAAAGCTGTGTATGATTATTATCTCTCCGTACGCCAAATTGACCTGGCAGAAAAAGGAATAATTGTTTCCGGGTAA
- a CDS encoding sugar transferase → MKRLFDLTLGVILFIILLPLMLAVAAAVRIRLGSPVLFRQLRPGLHGRPFYLYKFRTMTEERDEKGELLPDGCRLTSFGKALRRWSLDELPQLVNVIKGDLSLVGPRPLLMEYLPLYTPEQARRHEVRPGITGWAQVNGRNDISWEEKFALDVWYVDNRSFWLDMKILWLTVLKTLKREGINQRGQATMEKFRGVGS, encoded by the coding sequence ATGAAAAGGCTGTTCGACCTGACGTTAGGAGTCATACTGTTCATAATATTGCTGCCGCTGATGCTGGCCGTGGCGGCGGCGGTAAGGATAAGGCTCGGGTCCCCCGTGCTGTTTAGGCAGTTGCGGCCGGGGCTGCACGGCCGGCCCTTTTACCTGTACAAGTTCCGCACCATGACCGAGGAGAGGGATGAAAAGGGAGAGCTGCTGCCTGACGGGTGCCGCCTCACTTCTTTCGGCAAAGCGCTGCGGCGCTGGAGCCTGGACGAGCTGCCGCAGCTGGTAAACGTCATCAAGGGCGACCTCAGCCTGGTCGGTCCCCGGCCCCTGCTCATGGAGTACCTGCCCCTTTATACCCCGGAGCAGGCCAGGCGTCACGAAGTCAGGCCGGGCATTACGGGATGGGCCCAGGTCAACGGGAGAAACGACATCAGCTGGGAAGAGAAGTTCGCCCTGGATGTCTGGTACGTGGATAACCGTTCTTTTTGGCTGGACATGAAGATCCTGTGGCTGACGGTTTTAAAAACGCTGAAAAGGGAAGGGATCAACCAGCGGGGCCAGGCTACCATGGAGAAATTCAGGGGAGTGGGTTCATGA
- a CDS encoding glycosyltransferase family 4 protein, producing the protein MARVVVIGPYARSLLGFRGDLMKDMIKNGHNVIAMAPETGYERELESAGIGFFPLPLKRAGLNPIEDLRLLFHLRRLFVRLRPDAVFVYAVKPVIYGSIAARLAGTGGIYAMITGLGYAFTGESLFQRLLRNLMKPLYALALKNCQKVFFQNPDDLEVFLKLKMVDENKAVLVNGSGVNLQDFEYAAPVTSPFSFLLIARLIRDKGIMEFAEAARLLKKKHPGVLFRLLGPHDPNPTAISAAEIKAWTREGIIEYLGETGDVRPYIAQASVYVLPSYREGTPRSVLEAMAMGRPVITTDAPGCRETVREGVNGFLVPVKDAAALAGAMERFILEPGLVERMGLESRKIAEEKYDVRKVNRIMLEAMGLEGL; encoded by the coding sequence CTCGGTTTTCGCGGGGACCTGATGAAGGATATGATTAAAAACGGCCATAATGTCATTGCTATGGCGCCGGAGACTGGTTATGAAAGAGAGCTTGAGTCCGCCGGCATCGGGTTTTTTCCCCTCCCGCTAAAGCGGGCAGGGCTTAACCCCATCGAGGACTTGCGCCTGCTCTTCCACCTGCGCCGGCTGTTCGTGAGGCTTAGACCCGATGCCGTCTTTGTCTATGCCGTGAAACCAGTGATTTACGGTTCAATAGCGGCGCGCTTGGCCGGGACGGGCGGGATTTACGCCATGATCACGGGACTGGGTTATGCTTTTACCGGCGAAAGCCTGTTCCAGCGTCTGCTCCGGAACCTGATGAAACCTTTGTACGCGCTTGCCTTGAAAAATTGCCAAAAGGTCTTTTTCCAGAACCCCGACGACCTGGAGGTATTTCTTAAACTCAAGATGGTTGACGAAAACAAGGCGGTCCTGGTGAACGGTTCCGGCGTGAACCTCCAGGATTTCGAATACGCTGCCCCCGTTACTTCCCCTTTTTCCTTCCTGCTCATCGCCAGGCTGATCCGGGACAAGGGGATCATGGAATTTGCGGAGGCCGCCCGCCTGCTGAAAAAAAAGCACCCCGGAGTCCTGTTCCGGCTGCTGGGGCCGCACGATCCCAATCCAACCGCGATAAGCGCGGCGGAAATAAAAGCCTGGACGAGGGAAGGGATAATTGAATACCTCGGCGAAACCGGCGACGTGCGCCCCTATATAGCCCAGGCCAGCGTGTACGTCCTTCCTTCTTACCGCGAGGGGACCCCCCGTTCCGTGCTGGAGGCTATGGCCATGGGGCGGCCGGTAATCACCACCGACGCGCCCGGCTGCAGGGAAACGGTACGGGAGGGCGTGAACGGGTTTCTTGTCCCGGTCAAGGATGCGGCGGCGCTCGCTGGGGCTATGGAGCGATTCATCCTGGAACCCGGCCTGGTGGAGAGGATGGGACTGGAAAGCCGCAAGATCGCCGAAGAGAAATACGACGTGCGCAAGGTCAACCGGATCATGCTGGAGGCGATGGGCCTGGAGGGTTTATGA